A single genomic interval of Porphyromonas sp. oral taxon 275 harbors:
- a CDS encoding TonB-dependent receptor: MRHLYYSLLLLLLSVSSLLAQQGTIKGRVYSARNNEPLEFATVQVQGMELGGRTDLEGRFVITGVKPGFVRLIVRMVGYETTLSAELQVLGNQTSFMDIALSEEATSLKEVLVRPKLFLKRAESPLSLQTLGLKQIEKSAGANRDVSKLVQTLPGVGATDPNRNDLIVRGGGPSENVFYLDGIEIPVINHFATQGASGGVVGMINPDFVREINFYSGAFPASRPGALSSVMEIKQRDGDADRMHFKASVGASDAALTVEGPLGSKASFIASARQSYLQWLFKAIKLPFLPTYNDFQLKYKCRLDAQHELTLIGIGALDNMSLNTQLQTTGTEVQRYILGYLPEYRQWNYTVGAVYKHYARGHVDSWTLSRNMLRNRGVKYQGNDPAAGKLSEYQSDETENKLRYERVYTSLPFKLSLGAGLRYASYSNESERLTLEAGRFVSRSTSAEARLFAYTAFAQASDEYLDRRLKVALGLNLVGNTLNARMSNPLPQLSPRLSLSFALTEDIDLNANLGRYAMRPSYTLMGYRASDGSYPNQERLGYIISHQAVLGAEYHPGDYLRFSAEGFYKAYSGYPISELEGVSLSSKGTEYGQVGDEAVESTGLGRAYGLELVARLSPWRQLSATATYTLFRSEFTDRAGVYRPSSWDTQQMLNLLLSYRLGKSWYLSARWRYIGGAPYTPVDMERSTDRAAWALTHRAYPDYARFNTLRLPDKHQLDLRLDKEFYFKRWMLNLYVDVQNAYLSGTVNAPVYTNLDPSGRLMEHPTDPSRQQLRQLDYYSRLVLPTLGLIAKF; this comes from the coding sequence ATGAGGCACTTATACTACAGCCTGCTGCTGCTCTTGCTCTCCGTGAGCTCGCTTCTGGCACAGCAAGGGACGATCAAGGGGCGCGTCTATAGCGCTCGGAACAATGAACCCTTAGAGTTCGCCACCGTCCAGGTCCAGGGCATGGAGCTCGGAGGAAGGACAGACCTCGAGGGGCGCTTCGTCATCACGGGCGTCAAGCCGGGCTTCGTGCGCCTGATCGTCCGTATGGTCGGCTACGAGACGACCCTCTCGGCCGAGCTGCAGGTGCTGGGCAACCAGACGAGCTTCATGGACATCGCCCTCAGCGAGGAGGCCACGAGCCTCAAGGAGGTGCTCGTGCGCCCCAAGCTCTTCCTCAAGCGTGCCGAGAGCCCGCTCTCGCTGCAGACCCTCGGCCTCAAGCAGATCGAGAAGAGCGCGGGGGCCAATCGCGACGTCTCCAAGCTGGTGCAGACCCTCCCCGGGGTCGGCGCTACGGATCCCAACCGTAATGACCTGATCGTGCGCGGCGGGGGGCCGTCGGAGAACGTCTTCTACCTCGACGGCATCGAGATCCCCGTGATCAATCACTTCGCCACGCAGGGCGCCTCGGGTGGCGTCGTGGGGATGATCAACCCCGACTTCGTGCGCGAGATCAATTTCTATAGCGGGGCTTTCCCTGCCAGCCGCCCTGGTGCGCTGAGCTCCGTGATGGAGATCAAGCAGCGCGACGGGGATGCCGACCGCATGCACTTCAAGGCCTCGGTGGGCGCCTCCGACGCCGCCCTGACCGTCGAGGGACCCCTGGGGTCGAAGGCCTCCTTCATCGCCTCAGCCCGCCAGTCCTACCTGCAGTGGCTCTTCAAGGCCATCAAGCTGCCCTTCCTGCCGACCTATAATGACTTCCAGCTCAAGTATAAGTGCCGCCTTGATGCGCAGCACGAGCTCACCCTCATTGGCATCGGGGCGCTCGACAATATGAGCCTCAATACCCAGCTGCAGACTACGGGCACCGAGGTGCAGCGCTATATCCTCGGCTACCTCCCCGAGTATCGGCAGTGGAACTATACCGTCGGGGCGGTCTACAAGCACTACGCCCGCGGCCATGTCGACAGCTGGACGCTGAGCCGCAATATGCTCCGCAACCGCGGGGTCAAGTACCAGGGCAACGATCCTGCCGCGGGTAAGCTCTCCGAATACCAGTCCGACGAGACGGAGAATAAGCTCCGCTACGAGCGCGTCTACACCTCCCTGCCCTTCAAGCTCAGCCTAGGCGCAGGCCTCCGCTACGCCAGCTACAGCAACGAGTCCGAGCGCCTCACGCTCGAGGCGGGACGCTTCGTCTCGCGCTCGACGAGTGCTGAGGCGAGGCTCTTCGCCTACACGGCCTTCGCCCAGGCCTCGGATGAGTATCTGGATCGCAGGCTCAAGGTCGCCCTCGGCCTCAACCTCGTGGGCAATACGCTCAATGCGCGCATGAGCAATCCCCTGCCGCAGCTCTCGCCCCGCCTCTCCCTCTCCTTCGCCCTGACGGAGGATATTGACCTGAATGCCAACCTCGGCCGCTACGCCATGCGCCCCTCCTACACGCTGATGGGCTACCGTGCCTCGGACGGCAGCTACCCCAATCAGGAGCGCCTCGGCTACATCATCTCCCATCAGGCTGTGCTGGGGGCGGAGTATCACCCAGGGGACTACCTGCGCTTCTCGGCCGAGGGCTTCTACAAGGCCTACAGCGGCTACCCCATCTCTGAGCTGGAGGGGGTGAGTCTATCCAGCAAGGGGACGGAGTATGGCCAGGTGGGGGATGAGGCCGTGGAGTCTACGGGGCTGGGTCGTGCCTATGGTCTCGAGCTCGTGGCACGCCTCTCGCCCTGGCGCCAGCTCTCGGCCACGGCGACCTATACGCTCTTCAGGAGCGAGTTCACTGATAGGGCAGGGGTCTACCGCCCCTCCTCCTGGGACACGCAGCAGATGCTCAACCTCCTGCTGAGCTATCGCCTGGGCAAGAGCTGGTACCTCTCGGCACGCTGGCGCTACATCGGTGGAGCGCCCTACACGCCCGTAGATATGGAGCGCTCGACGGATCGCGCCGCCTGGGCGCTGACGCACCGCGCCTATCCCGACTACGCGCGCTTCAATACGCTCAGGCTCCCCGACAAGCATCAGCTCGACCTGCGCCTGGATAAGGAATTCTACTTCAAGCGCTGGATGCTGAACCTCTACGTGGACGTACAGAATGCCTACCTGAGCGGTACGGTCAATGCACCTGTCTATACCAACCTCGACCCCTCAGGGCGCCTCATGGAGCACCCCACCGACCCGAGCCGTCAGCAGCTGCGCCAGCTCGACTACTACAGCCGCCTCGTCCTCCCGACGCTGGGGCTGATCGCTAAGTTCTGA
- the rpoC gene encoding DNA-directed RNA polymerase subunit beta': protein MAFKKDNKIKSNFSQIRISLASPEEILENSSGEVLKPETVNYRTYKPERDGLFCERIFGPVKDFECHCGKYKRIRYRGIVCDRCGVEVTEKKVRRERMGHIKLEVPVAHVWYFRTLPNKMAYLLGMSAKKLESIIYYERYVLIQPGVLAARINDELTHESAAKSLEKDPNPVFSEDQYEQYLDYLDAEYPGNDQLEDSDPDKFICKTGAEAIYDMLLRLDLDSLSYELRHRASTDGSQQRKNEALKRLQVVESFRASKHINRPEWMIMKVLPVIPPDLRPLVPLDGGRFATSDLNDLYRRVIIRNNRLKRMIEIKAPEVILRNEKRMLQEAVDSLFDNSRKSSAVRSDNNRPLKSLSDSLKGKQGRFRQNLLGKRVDYSARSVIVVGPELKMHECGLPKYMAAELYKPFVIRKLIERGIVKTVKSAKKIVDRKDPVVWDILEHVMKGHPVLLNRAPTLHRLGIQAFQPKMIEGKAIQLHPLSCTAFNADFDGDQMAVHLPLGNEAILEAQMLMLASHNILNPANGAPITVPSQDMVLGLYYITKLRPGAKGDGYTFYGVEEATIAYNEGKIDLHAPIKVYVDDVQDGAPVRHMVETSMGRLLVNEYVPQEVGFVNEVLGKKSLRDIIGRVIKVCGVATTAQFLDDIKNLGYYMAFKGGLSFNLGDVIIPEEKAELIAKGYEDVEEIMGNYSGGFITNTERYNQIIDTWTHVNSELTNILMKHLREDNQGFNSVYMMMDSGARGSKEQIRQLSGIRGLMAKPQKSGSDGGQIIENPILSNFKEGLSVLEYFISTHGARKGLADTALKTADAGYLTRRLVDVSQDVIVTEEDCGTLRGLVATELTKPDNDDEVVATLYERILGRVSVHDIIHPSTGEVLVRAGEEIREAAAERIQASPIEQVEIRSVLTCESKKGVCAKCYGRNLATNILVQKGEVVGVIAAQSIGEPGTQLTLRTFHVGGVASNVATRNNVAAKYDGIVSFDDLRVVEGSHEAGQPSYDIVVSRMTELKLLDKNTKMVLRSIKVPYGAKLFFAEGQEVKKGEVLFEFDPFNALIITEVPGRVIFDNLIEGSTYRVDVDEATGVRDLIITESKDRNVIPGIHIEDAAGNIVKSYNLPVGAHLVQENRAEVHVGETLAKIPRSASKAGDITGGLPRVTELFEARNPSNPAVVAEVDGVISFGKSLKRGNREVIVTTKLGAERKYLVPTSKQLLVQEGDSVYAGMPLSDGAITPTDILEIKGPTAVQEYIVNEVQDVYRLQGVKINDKHFEVIVRQMMRKVEVLDPGDTLFLEQQIADKLEVMEENDRLWGKVVVVDAGDSETLQPGQIVTLRRLRDENSQLKRRDLRLVEVREAKPATARQILQGITRAALQTKSFMSAASFQETTKVLNDAAINGKVDTLEGLKENVICGHLIPAGTGLREYKRLVVMPESEHQLALAASASFDDAAEDAVLAKAE from the coding sequence ATGGCTTTCAAGAAAGACAATAAGATAAAGAGTAACTTCTCACAGATTCGGATATCTCTGGCCTCCCCAGAGGAGATCTTGGAGAACTCCAGCGGTGAGGTGCTCAAGCCGGAGACCGTCAACTACCGTACCTACAAGCCCGAGCGTGACGGCCTCTTCTGCGAGCGCATCTTCGGTCCCGTCAAGGACTTCGAGTGCCACTGCGGTAAGTACAAGCGCATCCGCTATCGTGGCATCGTCTGTGACCGCTGCGGCGTCGAGGTCACGGAGAAGAAGGTACGCCGTGAGCGCATGGGGCACATCAAGCTCGAGGTGCCCGTAGCCCACGTATGGTACTTCCGTACGCTGCCCAACAAGATGGCATACCTCCTGGGTATGTCGGCAAAGAAGCTCGAGTCCATCATCTACTACGAGCGCTACGTCCTCATCCAGCCTGGGGTGCTGGCTGCACGCATCAACGACGAGCTGACGCATGAGTCCGCTGCCAAGTCCCTGGAGAAGGATCCAAACCCCGTCTTCAGCGAAGATCAGTACGAGCAGTACCTCGACTACCTGGATGCCGAATACCCCGGCAACGACCAGCTCGAGGACAGCGACCCCGATAAGTTCATCTGTAAGACTGGTGCCGAGGCTATCTACGATATGCTCCTGCGCCTCGACCTCGACTCGCTCTCCTACGAGCTCCGTCACCGCGCCAGCACTGACGGCTCGCAGCAGCGCAAGAACGAGGCTCTGAAGCGCCTGCAGGTCGTCGAGAGCTTCCGTGCCTCCAAGCATATCAACCGCCCCGAGTGGATGATCATGAAGGTGCTCCCCGTCATCCCACCCGATCTGCGCCCGCTGGTGCCGCTGGATGGGGGACGCTTCGCTACCTCTGACCTCAACGACCTCTACCGTCGTGTGATCATCCGTAACAACCGCCTCAAGCGCATGATCGAGATCAAGGCGCCCGAGGTCATCCTGCGCAACGAGAAGCGTATGCTGCAGGAGGCGGTAGACTCCCTCTTCGATAACTCGCGTAAGTCCAGCGCCGTACGCTCGGACAACAACCGTCCCCTCAAGTCGCTCTCCGATAGCCTTAAGGGGAAGCAGGGCCGCTTCCGTCAGAACCTCCTCGGTAAGCGTGTCGACTACTCTGCCCGCTCGGTCATCGTCGTCGGCCCTGAGCTGAAGATGCACGAGTGCGGTCTGCCTAAGTACATGGCTGCTGAGCTCTACAAGCCCTTCGTCATCCGTAAGCTCATCGAGCGCGGCATCGTCAAGACGGTCAAGAGCGCTAAGAAGATCGTCGACCGCAAGGATCCTGTCGTGTGGGATATCCTCGAGCACGTCATGAAGGGCCACCCTGTGCTGCTCAACCGTGCTCCAACCCTGCACCGCCTCGGTATCCAGGCCTTCCAGCCCAAGATGATCGAGGGTAAGGCTATCCAGCTGCACCCACTGTCCTGTACGGCCTTCAACGCCGACTTCGACGGTGACCAGATGGCTGTCCACCTCCCCCTCGGCAACGAGGCTATCCTCGAGGCACAGATGCTGATGCTCGCCTCGCACAATATCCTCAACCCTGCCAACGGCGCCCCCATCACCGTCCCCTCGCAGGACATGGTGCTCGGGCTCTACTATATCACCAAGCTGCGCCCCGGTGCTAAGGGCGACGGCTATACCTTCTACGGCGTAGAGGAGGCTACGATCGCCTACAACGAGGGCAAGATCGATCTCCACGCTCCGATCAAGGTCTACGTCGACGATGTCCAGGATGGCGCACCCGTCCGTCACATGGTCGAGACCTCTATGGGTCGCCTGCTCGTCAATGAGTACGTACCCCAGGAGGTAGGCTTCGTCAATGAGGTTCTCGGTAAGAAGTCGCTGCGCGACATCATCGGCCGCGTCATCAAGGTCTGCGGGGTCGCCACGACGGCACAGTTCCTCGACGACATCAAGAACCTCGGGTACTACATGGCCTTCAAGGGCGGTCTGTCCTTCAACCTCGGTGACGTCATCATCCCCGAGGAGAAGGCCGAGCTCATCGCCAAGGGCTACGAGGATGTCGAGGAGATCATGGGCAACTATAGCGGCGGGTTCATCACCAACACCGAGCGCTACAACCAGATCATCGACACCTGGACGCACGTCAATAGCGAGCTGACCAACATCCTGATGAAGCACCTGCGTGAGGACAACCAGGGCTTCAACTCCGTCTACATGATGATGGACTCTGGGGCTCGTGGTTCGAAGGAACAGATCCGTCAGCTCTCCGGTATCCGTGGTCTGATGGCTAAGCCTCAGAAGAGCGGTAGCGATGGCGGACAGATCATCGAGAACCCCATCCTCTCCAACTTCAAGGAAGGGCTCTCCGTGCTCGAGTACTTCATCTCTACCCACGGTGCCCGTAAGGGTCTTGCCGATACCGCCCTCAAGACGGCGGACGCTGGGTACCTGACGCGTCGTCTCGTCGACGTCTCGCAGGACGTCATCGTCACCGAGGAGGACTGCGGTACGCTGCGTGGCCTCGTGGCTACCGAGCTCACCAAGCCCGACAACGACGACGAGGTAGTAGCTACCCTCTACGAGCGTATCCTGGGCCGTGTGTCCGTCCACGACATCATCCACCCCTCGACGGGCGAAGTCCTCGTCCGTGCTGGTGAGGAGATCCGTGAGGCTGCCGCCGAGCGCATCCAGGCCTCGCCCATCGAGCAGGTCGAGATCCGCTCCGTGCTCACCTGTGAGTCCAAGAAGGGCGTCTGCGCCAAGTGCTACGGCCGTAACCTGGCCACCAACATCCTCGTCCAGAAGGGTGAGGTCGTCGGGGTCATCGCCGCTCAGTCCATCGGGGAGCCTGGTACCCAGCTCACGCTCCGTACCTTCCACGTCGGGGGGGTTGCCTCCAACGTCGCTACGCGCAATAATGTCGCCGCCAAGTACGACGGGATCGTCTCCTTCGATGACCTGCGTGTCGTCGAGGGCAGCCACGAGGCAGGTCAGCCCAGCTACGACATCGTCGTCAGCCGCATGACCGAGCTCAAGCTGCTGGACAAGAACACCAAGATGGTCCTGCGCTCCATCAAGGTGCCCTACGGTGCCAAGCTCTTCTTCGCCGAAGGGCAGGAGGTCAAGAAGGGCGAAGTCCTCTTTGAGTTCGACCCCTTCAACGCCCTCATCATCACCGAAGTGCCAGGGCGCGTCATCTTCGACAATCTCATCGAGGGCTCGACCTATCGTGTGGACGTCGACGAAGCTACGGGCGTACGTGACCTCATCATCACCGAGTCCAAGGACCGTAACGTCATCCCAGGCATCCACATCGAGGACGCCGCGGGCAACATCGTCAAGAGCTACAACCTCCCTGTAGGTGCTCACCTCGTGCAGGAGAACCGTGCTGAGGTCCACGTCGGGGAGACGCTGGCGAAGATCCCCCGCTCTGCCAGCAAGGCGGGTGACATCACTGGGGGGCTGCCTCGTGTCACCGAGCTCTTCGAGGCGCGCAACCCCTCCAACCCCGCAGTGGTCGCTGAGGTCGATGGCGTCATCTCCTTCGGCAAGAGCCTCAAGCGTGGTAATCGTGAGGTCATCGTCACCACCAAGCTGGGCGCTGAGCGTAAGTACCTCGTACCTACCTCCAAGCAGCTCCTCGTCCAGGAGGGCGACTCGGTCTACGCTGGTATGCCGCTCTCCGATGGTGCGATCACGCCTACCGACATCCTCGAGATCAAGGGCCCGACGGCCGTCCAGGAGTACATCGTCAATGAGGTACAGGACGTCTACCGTCTTCAGGGCGTGAAGATCAACGATAAGCACTTCGAGGTCATCGTCCGCCAGATGATGCGCAAGGTCGAGGTCCTCGATCCAGGGGATACGCTCTTCCTCGAGCAGCAGATCGCTGACAAGCTCGAGGTGATGGAGGAGAACGACCGCCTCTGGGGCAAGGTCGTAGTCGTCGACGCTGGCGACAGCGAGACGCTCCAGCCTGGTCAGATCGTCACCCTGCGCCGTCTGCGTGATGAGAACAGCCAGCTCAAGCGCCGTGACCTCCGCCTCGTCGAGGTACGTGAGGCTAAGCCCGCTACGGCTCGTCAGATCCTTCAGGGGATCACGCGCGCCGCGCTGCAGACCAAGAGCTTCATGTCCGCTGCTTCCTTCCAGGAGACGACCAAGGTGCTCAACGACGCCGCCATCAACGGTAAGGTCGACACCCTCGAAGGGCTCAAGGAGAACGTCATCTGCGGTCACCTCATCCCCGCAGGTACGGGTCTGCGCGAGTACAAGCGCCTCGTGGTCATGCCCGAGAGCGAGCACCAGCTGGCGCTGGCTGCCTCTGCCTCCTTCGACGACGCCGCTGAGGATGCCGTCCTAGCCAAGGCCGAGTAA
- the rpoB gene encoding DNA-directed RNA polymerase subunit beta: MAANPQSRRVNFASIKNPLEFPDFLEVQLKSFRDFFQLDTATESRKSEGLYRVFNENFPIADTRNNFVLEFLDYYVDPPKYTIEECFSRGLTYSVPLKAKLKLSCTDPDHEDFDTTVQDVFLGYIPYMTDAGTFVINGAERVVVSQLHRSPGVFFGSSIHTNGTPLYSARIIPFKGSWIEFATDTNNVMYAYIDRKKKLPMTTLLRAIGIETDKDILDLFDLAEEVKVSRTQLEKCIGRRLAGRVTKTYIDDLSDEDTGEVVSLERVTVLVDREAVLTEDNIELILESSNKTILLHKDKAEDALDFSLIFNTLQKDPCNSEHDALYYIYRQLRNQEPTDEESAREVLKSLFFSDKRYDLGEVGRYRINKKLGLEIDPDIRVLTNEDIVAIIKHLIALVNSKEVVDDIDHLSNRRVRTVGEQLYNQFGVGLARMARTVRERMNVRDNEVFVPTDLINAKALSSVVNSFFGTNALSQFMDQTNPLAEITHKRRLSALGPGGLSRERAGFEVRDVHYTHYGRLCPIETPEGPNIGLISSLCVYAKINNLGFITTPYRKVEEGRVDFSDDSLKYYTAEEEEDLIVAQGNAPLDDEGRFIRDAVKSRKEADFPVVHPMEVQLMDVAPTQIASIAASLIPFLEHDDANRALMGSNMMRQAVPLLRPEAPIVGTGIEAQLVRDSRTQVVAERSGEVVYVDATCIKIRYDRSEDEIFVSFEDPITTYHLPKFRKTNQSTTIDLRPICHKGQRVEHGDILTEGYSTQAGELALGRNVQVAYMPWKGYNYEDAIVLNERLVREDFFTSVHVDEYSLDVRETKRGMEELTSDIPNVGEDATRNLDENGIIRVGARVNPGDILIGKITPKGESDPTPEEKLLRAIFGDKAGDVKDASLKATPSLRGVVIDTKLYSKAGKKSRAELKEVVAQLDAKGEQRQGLLRDSFIDKLYKLTSGKTCKNSVKDFLGIEKIRKGAKFTRTELESLDYNEILVSSWTGNEHTDKLIAEVIANYLKKSKEYDSELRRKKLDETMGDELPSGIIQMAKVYIAKKRKIQVGDKMAGRHGNKGIVSKVVRQEDMPFLEDGTPVDLCLNPLGVPSRMNLGQIFEAVLAWAGRRLDCKFATPIFDGASLDDMHAWTDKAGLPRNGKTYLYDGGTGERFDQPATVGVTYFLKLGHMVDDKMHARSIGPYSLITQQPLGGKAQHGGQRFGEMEVWALEAFGASHILQEILTIKSDDVHGRSKAYEAIVKGDPMPTPGIPESLNVLLNELKGLGLSFSLE, translated from the coding sequence ATGGCCGCTAATCCTCAATCACGGAGAGTCAACTTCGCCTCGATCAAGAACCCCCTGGAGTTCCCAGACTTCCTCGAGGTCCAATTGAAGTCCTTCCGCGACTTCTTCCAGCTGGACACAGCTACCGAGTCGCGTAAGAGCGAAGGACTCTACCGCGTCTTCAACGAGAACTTCCCGATTGCCGATACGCGCAATAACTTCGTCCTCGAATTCCTCGACTACTATGTCGATCCCCCGAAGTACACCATTGAGGAATGCTTTAGCCGTGGGCTGACCTATAGTGTGCCCCTCAAGGCAAAGCTCAAGCTCTCTTGTACGGATCCCGACCACGAGGACTTTGACACGACGGTCCAGGATGTCTTCCTGGGCTACATCCCCTATATGACGGATGCTGGGACCTTCGTCATCAATGGTGCGGAGCGCGTCGTCGTCTCTCAGCTCCACCGCTCGCCCGGGGTATTCTTCGGCTCGAGCATCCATACCAATGGTACGCCACTTTACTCGGCACGTATCATCCCCTTCAAGGGCTCTTGGATCGAGTTCGCCACCGATACCAACAATGTGATGTACGCCTATATCGATCGCAAGAAGAAGCTGCCTATGACGACGCTCCTTCGTGCCATCGGTATCGAGACGGATAAGGATATCCTGGATCTCTTCGACCTAGCCGAGGAGGTGAAGGTCAGCCGCACCCAGCTGGAGAAGTGCATCGGCCGCCGTCTGGCAGGCCGCGTCACCAAGACCTACATCGATGACCTCAGCGATGAGGACACGGGTGAAGTCGTCTCGCTGGAGCGCGTCACCGTGCTGGTCGACCGTGAGGCCGTCCTGACGGAGGATAACATCGAGCTGATCCTCGAGTCCAGCAATAAGACTATCCTCCTGCATAAGGATAAGGCTGAGGATGCCCTAGACTTCAGCCTCATCTTCAACACGCTGCAGAAGGACCCCTGTAACTCCGAGCACGACGCTCTCTACTACATCTATCGTCAGCTCCGCAACCAGGAGCCTACCGACGAGGAGAGCGCACGTGAGGTCCTCAAGAGCCTCTTCTTCTCGGACAAGCGCTATGACCTCGGCGAGGTCGGCCGCTACCGTATCAATAAGAAGCTCGGCCTTGAAATCGATCCCGATATCCGCGTCCTGACCAACGAGGATATCGTAGCCATCATCAAGCACCTCATCGCGCTGGTGAACTCCAAGGAGGTCGTCGACGATATCGACCACCTCTCCAACCGCCGTGTGCGTACCGTGGGTGAGCAGCTCTACAATCAGTTCGGCGTCGGCCTAGCACGTATGGCCCGCACCGTCCGTGAGCGTATGAACGTTCGCGACAATGAGGTCTTCGTCCCCACTGATCTGATCAACGCCAAGGCCCTGTCCTCGGTCGTGAACTCCTTCTTCGGGACGAACGCGCTGTCGCAGTTCATGGACCAGACGAACCCTCTGGCCGAGATCACGCACAAGCGCCGCCTCTCGGCCCTCGGCCCTGGCGGTCTGTCGCGTGAGCGTGCCGGCTTCGAGGTCCGTGACGTACACTATACCCACTACGGCCGTCTCTGTCCTATCGAGACGCCAGAAGGACCAAACATCGGTCTGATCTCCTCGCTCTGCGTCTACGCCAAGATCAATAACCTCGGCTTCATCACCACCCCCTACCGCAAGGTAGAGGAGGGGCGTGTGGACTTCTCTGACGACTCGCTGAAGTACTACACCGCAGAGGAAGAGGAAGACCTGATCGTAGCTCAGGGGAATGCTCCGCTGGACGACGAAGGCCGCTTCATCCGCGACGCCGTCAAGTCGCGTAAGGAGGCCGACTTCCCCGTCGTACACCCCATGGAGGTCCAGCTGATGGACGTCGCTCCTACTCAGATCGCCTCCATAGCTGCCTCGCTCATCCCCTTCCTAGAGCACGACGATGCCAACCGTGCCCTCATGGGATCGAACATGATGCGCCAGGCTGTCCCCCTCCTCCGCCCCGAGGCTCCTATCGTCGGTACGGGTATCGAGGCTCAGCTGGTACGCGACTCCCGCACGCAGGTCGTCGCCGAGCGCTCGGGTGAGGTCGTCTACGTAGACGCTACCTGCATCAAGATCCGCTACGACCGCAGCGAGGACGAGATCTTCGTCAGCTTCGAGGATCCCATCACGACCTACCACCTACCCAAGTTCCGTAAGACGAACCAGAGCACGACGATCGACCTGCGCCCCATCTGCCACAAGGGGCAGCGTGTCGAGCACGGCGATATCCTGACCGAGGGCTATTCGACCCAGGCTGGAGAGCTGGCGCTTGGCCGCAACGTGCAGGTTGCCTACATGCCTTGGAAGGGCTACAACTACGAGGATGCTATCGTGCTCAACGAGCGCCTCGTCCGTGAGGACTTCTTCACCTCGGTGCACGTCGACGAGTATAGCCTCGACGTCCGTGAGACCAAGCGTGGGATGGAAGAGCTCACCAGCGACATCCCCAATGTCGGGGAGGACGCTACACGCAACCTCGATGAGAACGGGATCATCCGTGTCGGGGCGCGTGTCAACCCTGGGGACATCCTCATCGGTAAGATCACGCCTAAGGGTGAGTCTGATCCTACGCCTGAAGAAAAGCTGCTGCGCGCCATCTTCGGCGACAAGGCAGGCGACGTCAAGGATGCTTCGCTCAAGGCCACGCCTTCGCTGCGCGGGGTAGTCATCGACACCAAGCTCTACTCCAAGGCGGGTAAGAAGAGCCGCGCCGAGCTCAAGGAGGTCGTCGCTCAGCTCGACGCCAAGGGCGAGCAGCGTCAGGGCCTGCTGCGTGACAGCTTCATCGACAAGCTCTATAAGCTCACCTCGGGCAAGACCTGCAAGAACAGCGTCAAGGACTTCCTCGGCATCGAGAAGATCCGCAAGGGGGCCAAGTTCACCCGCACCGAGCTCGAGAGCCTCGACTACAACGAGATCCTCGTATCGAGCTGGACGGGCAACGAGCATACAGACAAGCTCATCGCTGAGGTCATCGCCAACTACCTCAAGAAGTCTAAGGAGTACGACTCCGAGCTCCGCCGCAAGAAGCTCGACGAGACGATGGGCGACGAGCTCCCCTCCGGGATTATCCAGATGGCCAAGGTCTACATCGCCAAGAAGCGTAAGATCCAGGTCGGGGATAAGATGGCCGGTCGTCATGGGAATAAGGGTATTGTCTCCAAGGTCGTCCGTCAGGAGGATATGCCCTTCCTCGAGGATGGTACGCCTGTGGACCTCTGCCTCAACCCGCTCGGGGTGCCTTCGCGAATGAACCTCGGTCAGATCTTCGAGGCCGTCCTAGCTTGGGCGGGTCGTCGTCTGGACTGCAAGTTCGCCACACCTATCTTCGACGGTGCTTCGCTCGACGATATGCACGCCTGGACGGACAAGGCTGGCCTGCCTCGCAACGGTAAGACCTACCTCTACGACGGGGGTACGGGTGAGCGCTTCGACCAGCCCGCGACCGTTGGTGTGACCTACTTCCTCAAGCTCGGTCACATGGTCGATGACAAGATGCACGCGCGCTCCATCGGTCCCTACTCGCTCATCACGCAGCAGCCCCTCGGGGGTAAGGCCCAGCATGGTGGCCAGCGCTTCGGGGAGATGGAGGTCTGGGCTCTTGAGGCCTTCGGTGCTTCGCACATCCTTCAGGAGATCCTGACCATCAAGTCGGACGATGTCCACGGCCGCTCCAAGGCCTATGAGGCGATCGTCAAGGGGGACCCCATGCCTACGCCAGGCATCCCCGAGTCGCTCAACGTCCTGCTGAACGAGCTCAAGGGTCTTGGCCTCAGCTTCTCCCTCGAATAA
- the rplL gene encoding 50S ribosomal protein L7/L12 codes for MADIKAIAEQLVNLTVKEVSELAAILKDEYGIEPAAAAVVVAGPAEGAQEEEKSSFDVILKSAGAAKLQVVKAVKEQCGLGLKEAKDIVDAAPAPVKEGVDKATAEALKKALEEAGAEVELK; via the coding sequence ATGGCAGATATCAAAGCAATTGCCGAACAGCTAGTAAACCTGACGGTAAAGGAAGTAAGCGAACTCGCAGCTATCCTCAAGGATGAGTACGGAATCGAACCCGCAGCAGCTGCTGTAGTGGTTGCTGGCCCCGCTGAAGGCGCTCAGGAAGAAGAAAAGTCTTCCTTCGATGTGATCCTCAAGAGCGCAGGTGCTGCTAAGCTTCAGGTCGTCAAGGCTGTTAAGGAACAGTGCGGCCTCGGTCTGAAGGAAGCTAAGGACATCGTAGACGCTGCTCCCGCTCCTGTCAAGGAGGGCGTAGACAAGGCTACGGCTGAAGCGCTGAAGAAGGCTCTCGAAGAAGCCGGCGCTGAAGTAGAGCTGAAGTAA